One part of the Arabidopsis thaliana chromosome 4, partial sequence genome encodes these proteins:
- the PETC gene encoding photosynthetic electron transfer C (photosynthetic electron transfer C (PETC); FUNCTIONS IN: electron transporter, transferring electrons from cytochrome b6/f complex of photosystem II activity; INVOLVED IN: response to karrikin, defense response to bacterium, photosynthetic electron transport in cytochrome b6/f, nonphotochemical quenching; LOCATED IN: in 7 components; EXPRESSED IN: 25 plant structures; EXPRESSED DURING: 14 growth stages; CONTAINS InterPro DOMAIN/s: Rieske [2Fe-2S] iron-sulphur domain (InterPro:IPR017941), Rieske iron-sulphur protein, C-terminal (InterPro:IPR005805), Cytochrome b6-f complex Fe-S subunit (InterPro:IPR014909), Rieske iron-sulphur protein (InterPro:IPR014349); BEST Arabidopsis thaliana protein match is: Ubiquinol-cytochrome C reductase iron-sulfur subunit (TAIR:AT5G13430.1); Has 5376 Blast hits to 5368 proteins in 1325 species: Archae - 24; Bacteria - 2829; Metazoa - 295; Fungi - 164; Plants - 410; Viruses - 0; Other Eukaryotes - 1654 (source: NCBI BLink).), whose product MAMSSGLFVKPTKMNHQMVRKEKIGLRISCQASSIPADRVPDMEKRKTLNLLLLGALSLPTGYMLVPYATFFVPPGTGGGGGGTPAKDALGNDVVAAEWLKTHGPGDRTLTQGLKGDPTYLVVENDKTLATYGINAVCTHLGCVVPWNKAENKFLCPCHGSQYNAQGRVVRGPAPLSLALAHADIDEAGKVLFVPWVETDFRTGDAPWWS is encoded by the exons ATGGCGATGTCAAGTGGGTTGTTTGTGAAGCCAACGAAGATGAATCATCAAATGGttagaaaagagaagattggATTGAGAATTTCTTGTCAAGCGTCGAGTATTCCAGCAGACAGAGTTCCAGATATGGAAAAGAGGAAGactttgaatcttcttcttcttggggCTCTTTCTCTACCTACTGGCTACATGCTTGTCCCTTACGCTACCTTCTTTGTTCCTCCTGG AACcggaggtggaggtggtggtacTCCAGCCAAGGATGCCCTTGGAAACGATGTAGTTGCAGCGGAATGGCTTAAGACTCATGGTCCCGGTGACCGAACCTTGACCCAAGGATTAAAG GGAGATCCGACTTACCTAGTTGTAGAGAACGACAAGACTCTAGCGACATACGGTATCAACGCAGTGTGCACTCATCTTGGATGTGTTGTGCCATGGAACAAAGCTGAGAACAAGTTTCTATGTCCTTGCCATGGATCCCAATACAACGCCCAAGGAAGAGTCGTTAGAGGTCCAGCCCCATTG TCGCTAGCGTTGGCTCACGCGGATATAGATGAAGCTGGGAAGGTTCTTTTTGTTCCATGGGTGGAAACTGACTTCAGGACTGGTGATGCTCCATGGTGGTCTTAA
- the CYCD6;1 gene encoding Cyclin D6;1 (Cyclin D6;1 (CYCD6;1); FUNCTIONS IN: cyclin-dependent protein kinase activity; INVOLVED IN: regulation of cell cycle; LOCATED IN: nucleus; EXPRESSED IN: 11 plant structures; EXPRESSED DURING: F mature embryo stage, 4 leaf senescence stage, petal differentiation and expansion stage, E expanded cotyledon stage, D bilateral stage; CONTAINS InterPro DOMAIN/s: Cyclin, C-terminal (InterPro:IPR004367), Cyclin D (InterPro:IPR015451), Cyclin-like (InterPro:IPR011028), Cyclin-related (InterPro:IPR013763), Cyclin, N-terminal (InterPro:IPR006671), Cyclin (InterPro:IPR006670); BEST Arabidopsis thaliana protein match is: CYCLIN D4;1 (TAIR:AT5G65420.1); Has 2035 Blast hits to 2034 proteins in 193 species: Archae - 0; Bacteria - 0; Metazoa - 1002; Fungi - 29; Plants - 874; Viruses - 2; Other Eukaryotes - 128 (source: NCBI BLink).), with translation MEFHLEHPLSHSSLHNNFNDDTDYETLPHSLFLVEFQHMPSSHYFHSLKSSAFLLSNRNQAISSITQYSRKFDDPSLTYLAVNYLDRFLSSEDMPQSKPWILKLISLSCVSLSAKMRKPDMSVSDLPVEGEFFDAQMIERMENVILGALKWRMRSVTPFSFLAFFISLFELKEEDPLLLKHSLKSQTSDLTFSLQHDISFLEFKPSVIAGAALLFASFELCPLQFPCFSNRINQCTYVNKDELMECYKAIQERDIIVGENEGSTETAVNVLDQQFSSCESDKSITITASSSPKRRKTSTRRY, from the exons ATGGAGTTTCATCTTGAACATCCTCTCTCACATTCTTCACTCCACAATAACTTCAACGACGACACAGACTATGAAACTTTACCACACTCTCTCTTCCTCGTCGAGTTTCAACACATGCCTTCTTCTCATTACTTCCATAGCCTCAAGTCCTCtgcttttcttctctctaatcGAAACCAAGCCATTTCTTCAATCACTCAG TATTCAAGAAAATTCGACGACCCATCTCTGACGTATCTTGCTGTGAATTATCTAGACAGGTTCTTGTCTAGCGAAGATATGCCG CAGTCAAAGCCCTGGATTCTTAAGctcatatctctctcttgtGTCTCTTTGTCTGCAAAAATGAGGAAACCAGACATGTCTGTTTCTGATCTTCCG GTGGAAGGTGAGTTTTTTGATGCTCAGATGATAGAGAGAATGGAGAATGTGATTCTAGGAGCTCTTAAATGGAGGATGCGCTCTGTTACTCCTTTCTCCTTTTTGGCCTTTTTCATTAGTCTCTTTGagctcaaagaagaagatccttTACTACTAAAACATTCCCTCAAATCTCAAACCAGTGATCTTACTTTCAGTCTTCAACATG ATATCAGTTTCCTCGAGTTTAAACCATCGGTGATTGCAGGCGCGGCActtctctttgcttctttcGAGCTCTGTCCTCTACAGTTTCCATGTTTCAGTAACAGAATCAACCAATGCACATATGTAAATAAG GATGAGTTAATGGAGTGTTACAAAGCAAtacaagagagagatattATAGTTGGAGAAAACGAAGGAAGCACTGAAACAGCAGTAAATGTGCTTGATCAGCAATTCTCGAGTTGTGAAAGCGATAAGAGCATCACAAtcacagcttcttcttcacctaaGAGGAGGAAAACTAGTACTCGTCGTTACTAA
- the PETC gene encoding photosynthetic electron transfer C (photosynthetic electron transfer C (PETC); FUNCTIONS IN: electron transporter, transferring electrons from cytochrome b6/f complex of photosystem II activity; INVOLVED IN: response to karrikin, defense response to bacterium, photosynthetic electron transport in cytochrome b6/f, nonphotochemical quenching; LOCATED IN: in 7 components; EXPRESSED IN: 26 plant structures; EXPRESSED DURING: 14 growth stages; CONTAINS InterPro DOMAIN/s: Rieske [2Fe-2S] iron-sulphur domain (InterPro:IPR017941), Rieske iron-sulphur protein, C-terminal (InterPro:IPR005805), Cytochrome b6-f complex Fe-S subunit (InterPro:IPR014909), Rieske iron-sulphur protein (InterPro:IPR014349); BEST Arabidopsis thaliana protein match is: Ubiquinol-cytochrome C reductase iron-sulfur subunit (TAIR:AT5G13430.1); Has 5359 Blast hits to 5351 proteins in 1316 species: Archae - 24; Bacteria - 2813; Metazoa - 294; Fungi - 164; Plants - 410; Viruses - 0; Other Eukaryotes - 1654 (source: NCBI BLink).): MASSSLSPATQLGSSRSALMAMSSGLFVKPTKMNHQMVRKEKIGLRISCQASSIPADRVPDMEKRKTLNLLLLGALSLPTGYMLVPYATFFVPPGTGGGGGGTPAKDALGNDVVAAEWLKTHGPGDRTLTQGLKGDPTYLVVENDKTLATYGINAVCTHLGCVVPWNKAENKFLCPCHGSQYNAQGRVVRGPAPLSLALAHADIDEAGKVLFVPWVETDFRTGDAPWWS; this comes from the exons ATGGCGTCCTCATCCCTTTCCCCTGCTACTCAG CTTGGTTCTAGCAGAAGTGCTTTGATGGCGATGTCAAGTGGGTTGTTTGTGAAGCCAACGAAGATGAATCATCAAATGGttagaaaagagaagattggATTGAGAATTTCTTGTCAAGCGTCGAGTATTCCAGCAGACAGAGTTCCAGATATGGAAAAGAGGAAGactttgaatcttcttcttcttggggCTCTTTCTCTACCTACTGGCTACATGCTTGTCCCTTACGCTACCTTCTTTGTTCCTCCTGG AACcggaggtggaggtggtggtacTCCAGCCAAGGATGCCCTTGGAAACGATGTAGTTGCAGCGGAATGGCTTAAGACTCATGGTCCCGGTGACCGAACCTTGACCCAAGGATTAAAG GGAGATCCGACTTACCTAGTTGTAGAGAACGACAAGACTCTAGCGACATACGGTATCAACGCAGTGTGCACTCATCTTGGATGTGTTGTGCCATGGAACAAAGCTGAGAACAAGTTTCTATGTCCTTGCCATGGATCCCAATACAACGCCCAAGGAAGAGTCGTTAGAGGTCCAGCCCCATTG TCGCTAGCGTTGGCTCACGCGGATATAGATGAAGCTGGGAAGGTTCTTTTTGTTCCATGGGTGGAAACTGACTTCAGGACTGGTGATGCTCCATGGTGGTCTTAA
- a CDS encoding Homeodomain-like superfamily protein (Homeodomain-like superfamily protein; FUNCTIONS IN: DNA binding, sequence-specific DNA binding transcription factor activity; INVOLVED IN: regulation of transcription, DNA-dependent, regulation of transcription; LOCATED IN: nucleus; CONTAINS InterPro DOMAIN/s: Homeobox (InterPro:IPR001356), Homeodomain-like (InterPro:IPR009057), Homeodomain-related (InterPro:IPR012287); BEST Arabidopsis thaliana protein match is: homeobox-1 (TAIR:AT1G28420.1); Has 665 Blast hits to 657 proteins in 124 species: Archae - 0; Bacteria - 0; Metazoa - 482; Fungi - 17; Plants - 151; Viruses - 3; Other Eukaryotes - 12 (source: NCBI BLink).), whose translation MHSDSGEATADGDKASTENSKKRKLKTPMQVMALENFYNEHKYPTEEMKGKLAEEVGLTEKQVSGWFCHRRLKDKRHVKEDGNAIGSQDRSSVVLQDRGSGLRQDSCGSTKQTDYWNPKPREVESQRLYMGNADGEDSTSSDRSSSLRKNLVSSKDGIRDVESSRYVAHKDVIQHPQFMRSYGYNKPSGYLKVKGESENFAITAVKRQLGRQYQEDGPPLGVEFDPLPPGAFEPQTNPIVHEPIYVGNQRRPHLPHLLGTRKSFNPGPSYELARKSKLHSPDPDSEDDEHDDDDNIMVGMEPGLRDKKSFGEPRLKSPSTSFYNSVPRHKSFKETFKGSPREIPVTNSKKGWISSKSWAEGSRNHLVANVQNLSGSNIETNQSHDYDNNISNGGRKTGYLTKSSKLLPPSRSRSPESMDRGPSSGMAGIYHGERNQMKMQREKLHSTDEPPVAKRVKHGYIQQVYAPKSSSYSEILERKSQINRSGVELPSSLSGDDETDESSSSMD comes from the exons ATGCACTCAG ATTCAGGCGAAGCGACCGCTGATGGCGATAAAGCTTCTACAGAAAACAGCAAAAAACGGAAGCTTAAGACTCCTATGCAAGTTATGGCGCTTGAGAATTTCTACAATG AGCATAAGTATCCGACTGAAGAAATGAAGGGCAAGTTAGCAGAGGAAGTTGGATTAACTGAGAAGCAAGTTTCAGGTTGGTTCTGCCATAGAAGGTTAAAAGACAAACGTCATGTAAAAGAAGATGGGAATGCCATTGGGAGCCAAGATCGGTCAAGCGTTGTTCTTCAGGATCGTGGAAGTGGGCTTCGACAGGATTCATGTGGTAGTACAAAGCAAACGGATTATTGGAACCCCAAGCCTAGGGAAGTTGAAAGTCAAAGGCTTTATATGGGAAATGCTGATGGTGAAGATAGTACATCTTCTGATCGTAGCTCATCATTACGTAAGAATCTTGTCTCTAGCAAAGATGGAATTCGCGATGTGGAAAGTTCTAGATATGTTGCACATAAAGACGTTATTCAGCATCCTCAGTTCATGAGAAGCTATGGGTATAATAAGCCTTCGGGATACTTGAAAGTGAAGGGAGAGAGTGAGAATTTTGCTATCACTGCCGTAAAGAGACAATTAGGAAGACAATACCAAGAGGATGGTCCACCTCTGGGGGTTGAATTTGATCCTCTTCCTCCCGGTGCATTTGAGCCTCAGACTAATCCTATAGTTCACG AGCCAATATATGTTGGGAATCAGAGACGGCCTCACCTTCCACATTTACTTGGAACGAGGAAGAGCTTTAATCCTGGTCCT AGCTATGAATTAGCTCGTAAATCAAAGTTGCATTCGCCAGATCCAGATTCAGAGGATGATGagcatgatgatgatgacaacaTAATGGTTGGAATGGAGCCTGGTCTAAGAGATAAGAAAAGTTTTGGGGAACCAAGACTGAAATCCCCTTCTACCAGTTTCTATAATTCTGTACCTCGCCACAAATCGTTTAAAGAGACATTCAAAGGTTCACCACGGGAAATCCCTGTAACTAACAGCAAGAAGGGTTGGATAAGTTCCAAAAGTTGGGCTGAAGGGTCGAGAAACCATCTGGTTGCCAACGTCCAAAATCTTTCTGGAAGCAATATTGAAACCAATCAGTCTCATGattatgataataatatatctaATGGCGGACGCAAGACGGGATATCTCACTAAATCTTCGAAGCTGTTACCTCCGAGTAGAAGCAGATCCCCTGAGTCAATGGATAGAGGTCCATCTTCTGGGATG GCAGGAATATATCACGGGGAGAGGAATCAAATGAAAATGCAGAGAGAGAAATTGCATTCGACTGATGAACCACCG GTTGCCAAACGAGTGAAACATGGGTATATTCAGCAAGTATATGcaccaaaatcatcatcatacagCGAGATTCTTGAACGAAAAAGCCAGATAAATCG GTCTGGTGTGGAACTGCCTTCTAGTTTAAGCGGGGACGATGAGACTGACGAATCTAGCTCGTCAATGGATTAA
- a CDS encoding Outer arm dynein light chain 1 protein (Outer arm dynein light chain 1 protein; CONTAINS InterPro DOMAIN/s: Leucine-rich repeat (InterPro:IPR001611); BEST Arabidopsis thaliana protein match is: Outer arm dynein light chain 1 protein (TAIR:AT1G78230.1); Has 15176 Blast hits to 10896 proteins in 720 species: Archae - 14; Bacteria - 5530; Metazoa - 6175; Fungi - 776; Plants - 1251; Viruses - 25; Other Eukaryotes - 1405 (source: NCBI BLink).), with translation MVRFSCFNAHIHRHRPKKSVEGFSERVIKEDGSKSKGLSSIIFGRNIASVSENSKPAAVERVWKSEEIKPSGILEHGIGTHQVLHLKKSQSHGNELYLDGRDATENGTDDASDRITSPNSLEQQSGIHEAGSSKRVDESPNLYQQGPRASVSAYQGSNQALCGSIFSVGDLHHTDKDSRQLDDTSLYGEQMDNSNSQTPHDSPLMVRSNSLPNIADSSSEKSSPFKYSSHHSRSSDDLHALDTRQTDKSVHETDEEVKQEEDQDRDYDMHNSGDNNKENLVEDGYDDSYDYSSLAKDWIVPPTDELKLSKFLEGETTNQQAEFSGKDSKFKRIEDWVNDLQHVNLSEEADEITGYDDELPREPVVLNEQATSSAKVDAIKLTPGMEAAKKYISSLSASATTAQLVSHGLVVIPFLSAFVGLRVLNLSGNAIVRITAGALPRGLHALNLSKNSISVIEGLRELTRLRVLDLSYNRILRLGHGLASCSSLKELYLAGNKISEIEGLHRLLKLTVLDLRFNKFSTTKCLGQLAANYSSLQAISLEGNPAQKNVGDEQLRKYLLGLLPNLVYYNRQGTKDARLGTSTHQLDRGLRSELKNSSRKSSHGASSSHKPGSSTARKAPALQKRSKERRSRLPPVGHKLSPAAYENYHVATGDRLSSLRTELSMRRSRSEGTLGPI, from the exons ATGGTCAGGTTTTCATGCTTCAACGCTCACATCCACCGCCATAGACCTAAG AAATCTGTTGAAGGATTTTCAGAACGAGTGATCAAAGAAGATGGGTCTAAATCAAAAGGATTGAGCTCAATTATATTTGGGAGAAACATTGCTTCTGTTAGTGAAAACAGCAAGCCAGCCGCTGTTGAGCGTGTCTGGAAATCTGAGGAAATTAAGCCCAGTGGCATTCTTGAGCATGGTATTGGGACGCACCAGGTACTGCATCTCAAGAAAAGTCAATCTCATGGAAATGAACTATACTTGGATGGGCGGGATGCCACAGAGAATGGAACAGACGATGCATCAGATCGGATTACTTCTCCGAATTCTCTTGAACAACAGAGTGGTATTCACGAGGCAGGCAGCAGCAAGCGTGTAGATGAAAGTCCTAATCTGTATCAGCAAGGTCCTCGAGCTTCTGTTTCTGCTTACCAGGGTTCAAATCAAGCACTCTGTGGGTCTATTTTCTCGGTTGGAGATCTTCATCATACTGATAAAGACAGCCGTCAACTCGATGATACCTCCTTATATGGTGAACAGATGGACAACTCAAACAGTCAAACACCTCATGATTCACCTTTGATGGTGAGGTCGAATTCATTGCCTAATATTGCTGACTCTTCATCAGAGAAGTCTTCACCTTTCAAATATTCTTCTCACCACTCTAGATCCTCTGATGACCTTCATGCCCTCGACACTCGCCAAACAGATAAATCTGTCCATGAGACTGATGAAGAGGTGAAGCAAGAGGAAGATCAAGATCGGGACTATGATATGCATAATTCTGGAGATAACAACAAGGAAAATCTCGTGGAGGATGGATATGATGATTCATATGATTATTCTTCTTTGGCAAAAGATTGGATCGTACCACCAACAGATGAGCTTAAATTATCAAAGTTCCTTGAAGGAGAAACAACAAACCAGCAAGCAGAATTTTCGGGAAAGGATTCTAAATTCAAGCGTATCGAAGATTGGGTCAATGACCTTCAGCATGTAAACTTGTCTGAGGAAGCTGATGAAATAACAGGGTACGATGATGAGTTGCCAAGAGAACCCGTCGTGTTGAATGAGCAAGCAACATCTTCTGCTAAAGTAGATGCCATCAAGTTAACTCCTGGAATGGAAGCTGCGAAAAAGTATATATCCTCTCTAAGTGCTTCTGCAACCACAGCCCAGCTGGTTAGTCATGGTCTGGTTGTGATACCATTCCTCAGTGCATTTGTTGGTCTGAGAGTTCTCAATCTCTCAGGAAATGCTATAG TTAGAATAACCGCTGGTGCTCTTCCTCGAGGTTTACATGCATTGAATTTGTCGAAGAACAGTATCTCGGTGATTGAGGGCCTACGTGAACTCACTCGGCTTCGAGTATTAGATTTGAGTTACAACCGAATACTGAGACTTGGTCATG GTCTGGCTTCGTGCTCCTCTCTGAAAGAACTATACCTAGCTGGGAACAAAATCAGCGAAATCGAGGGTCTTCATCGACTTTTGAAATTGACGGTCCTGGATTTACGCTTCAATAAGTTTTCAACCACCAAATGTCTTGGCCAGCTCGCTGCAAATTACAGTTCTCTTCAGGCTATAAGCTTGGAAGGTAACCCTGCACAGAAGAATGTTGGTGATGAACAACTGAGAAAGTACCTTTTGGGACTTCTGCCAAATTTGGTATACTATAATAGACAAGGCACTAAAGATGCTCGGCTCGGGACAAGCACACATCAGTTGGACCGAGGCCTTAGATCAGAGCTCAAAAACAGTAGCCGGAAGAGTAGCCATGGTGCATCCAGTTCTCACAAACCTGGATCCTCCACAGCTCGTAAAGCACCAGCATTGCAGAAACGGTCCAAGGAGAGACGCAGCCGTCTTCCACCTGTGGGACACAAACTATCTCCAGCTGCTTACGAGAATTATCACGTTGCTACTGGTGATAGATTGTCTAGTCTGAGAACTGAGCTCTCCATGCGAAGAAGTCGAAGTGAAGGAACTCTCGGACCTAtctga
- the FH gene encoding frataxin-like protein (frataxin homolog (FH); CONTAINS InterPro DOMAIN/s: Frataxin (InterPro:IPR017789), Frataxin conserved site (InterPro:IPR020895), Frataxin-like (InterPro:IPR002908); Has 1148 Blast hits to 1148 proteins in 551 species: Archae - 0; Bacteria - 783; Metazoa - 128; Fungi - 127; Plants - 48; Viruses - 0; Other Eukaryotes - 62 (source: NCBI BLink).), producing MATASRFLLRKLPRFLKLSPTLLRSNGVRVSSNLIQDSIEPLDSFWRIGSRIRHDSLTTRSFSSQGPASVDYSSVLQEEEFHKLANFTINHLLEKIEDYGDNVQIDGFDIDYGNEVLTLKLGSLGTYVLNKQTPNRQIWMSSPVSGPSRFDWDRDANAWIYRRTEAKLHKLLEEELENLCGEPIQLS from the exons ATGGCTACAGCTTCAAGGTTTCTTCTACGGAAATTGCCGAGGTTTCTCAAGCTGTCTCCAACTCTTCTCCGTAGCAATGGCGTAAGAGTTTCAAGCAATCTGATTCAAGATTCCATAGAACCGTTGGATTCCTTCTGGAGAATAGGATCTCGAATCCGCCATGATTCTTTGACTACcagaagcttctcttctcaagGTCCTGCTTCTGTCGATTACAG ttcGGTTTTGCAGGAGGAAGAGTTTCACAAATTAGCCAACTTCACAATTAATCACCTTCTTGAGAAAATTGAG GATTATGGTGATAATGTTCAGATTGATGGTTTCGACATAGATTATGGG AATGAAGTTCTTACCCTTAAGCTTGGATCTTTAGGCACTTATGTACTGAATAAGCAAACTCCAAATCGACAAATCTGGATGTCTTCACCTGTGAG TGGCCCTTCTAGATTTGACTGGGACCGTGATGCTAATGCGTGGATATATCGGCGAACTGAAGCAAAGTTGCATAAACTCCTGGAAGAGGAGTTAGAGAATCTATGTGGTGAACCAATCCAACTCTCATAA
- the CYCD6;1 gene encoding Cyclin D6;1 encodes MEFHLEHPLSHSSLHNNFNDDTDYETLPHSLFLVEFQHMPSSHYFHSLKSSAFLLSNRNQAISSITQYSRKFDDPSLTYLAVNYLDRFLSSEDMPSKPWILKLISLSCVSLSAKMRKPDMSVSDLPVEGEFFDAQMIERMENVILGALKWRMRSVTPFSFLAFFISLFELKEEDPLLLKHSLKSQTSDLTFSLQHDISFLEFKPSVIAGAALLFASFELCPLQFPCFSNRINQCTYVNKDELMECYKAIQERDIIVGENEGSTETAVNVLDQQFSSCESDKSITITASSSPKRRKTSTRRY; translated from the exons ATGGAGTTTCATCTTGAACATCCTCTCTCACATTCTTCACTCCACAATAACTTCAACGACGACACAGACTATGAAACTTTACCACACTCTCTCTTCCTCGTCGAGTTTCAACACATGCCTTCTTCTCATTACTTCCATAGCCTCAAGTCCTCtgcttttcttctctctaatcGAAACCAAGCCATTTCTTCAATCACTCAG TATTCAAGAAAATTCGACGACCCATCTCTGACGTATCTTGCTGTGAATTATCTAGACAGGTTCTTGTCTAGCGAAGATATGCCG TCAAAGCCCTGGATTCTTAAGctcatatctctctcttgtGTCTCTTTGTCTGCAAAAATGAGGAAACCAGACATGTCTGTTTCTGATCTTCCG GTGGAAGGTGAGTTTTTTGATGCTCAGATGATAGAGAGAATGGAGAATGTGATTCTAGGAGCTCTTAAATGGAGGATGCGCTCTGTTACTCCTTTCTCCTTTTTGGCCTTTTTCATTAGTCTCTTTGagctcaaagaagaagatccttTACTACTAAAACATTCCCTCAAATCTCAAACCAGTGATCTTACTTTCAGTCTTCAACATG ATATCAGTTTCCTCGAGTTTAAACCATCGGTGATTGCAGGCGCGGCActtctctttgcttctttcGAGCTCTGTCCTCTACAGTTTCCATGTTTCAGTAACAGAATCAACCAATGCACATATGTAAATAAG GATGAGTTAATGGAGTGTTACAAAGCAAtacaagagagagatattATAGTTGGAGAAAACGAAGGAAGCACTGAAACAGCAGTAAATGTGCTTGATCAGCAATTCTCGAGTTGTGAAAGCGATAAGAGCATCACAAtcacagcttcttcttcacctaaGAGGAGGAAAACTAGTACTCGTCGTTACTAA